The window TTCTCGAGGGCTCGAGAAGCGACGAATTACTATCCGATGCGTTTCGAACagaatttcatataaaattctTGTGGGGAAGCCGAGGGGCCACCGTAGCACCGGAAGAGAGGCATTTAAAATTCACGCAAGTGTTGGACGCGATGTTCGACAAGTGTTCATCGACGGAAGTGGCGGCCTAAACGCGATCAaaggaaaatattataaatagaagTGCGATTTATCTTGACGTTACTCGACGTTTTTAAATGAACTTTTTTCTCGCGAGAACGAGACAAGCATAAGAAACAAGGGACCCGAACATATTTGTGTTCGACTTGCGTTCTAGGTGTAAATTATGATTCTGTAATTATGTAATTAAGTGATTGTAATTAATTGTACTTTCGTAGGGTTtagtattttatttgaaaagatTCACAATTGTGTGGTCGAATGTACTGTTAGTTGACTATGCGTTGGAACTTTTTGAAACGTATGATAAGGTAGGATTATTTGAATCGGTAGAATATTTCGATCGAATTAAACAGTTCATCTTATAACTTAATAAATTCAGTTATGAACAATTTTTCCACGATCGACATTTTAAGATAGACTGCTTGATTCGTTGTTAGTAGCCTGATGAACAACAAAATTATATGATATACTTTGACTTATACTCGATCATAGTTTTCGAGAAGGAATAAGTTCTATTCATCAAAGGATGAGAAGTTTGTTTAATTAACATTAATATTACTTAATTATAATCGTCATAGTAATTCAGTAGCGCATACATATTacgttatttttgtaaattattttattattcgtttTATTAGTTCTTGTATAATATCATTTCGCTGATTCAGATAATCCTAACTTATCCTGCCATATCCGTTATCGAGCCGTTTCCTCGCGATTTTCGCAATTTTTTGAATTGTTTCATCAAACGAGATCGCAAATCGTAATTGTAACTCGTGGAACGTGATTTTTCCGTCGTGGCGAATGACATTTTTTGTAAGAGAAGAAATAAGAAACAACGAAATAATAAGTGTTTTGCGATAATAATTCGCCGCGATGGTGGAATTGTATCTCTAAGGAACAAAAAAATCAAAAGCACATAGCATTAACGTGACTTGGACGTATAGTATATCGCAGATGTAATGATAAAACGTGTCGTATTTAGCGCAATAACGATTTCCGAGAATGTTTAACGATCCTTTTATTATTAACTTTATTAAGGAAAACCGTATTTAACGTCTTGGAAGAAAAGTGGGCGACGAAAGATATGATAATCAAATCGAGTTGAACTTGTCGTGTACTTAACGCTCTAACCGATCTTATTATTACTCGACCGATTATACGTTGTAAATGTTGTTCACGTTTGTTcacatttaataatatatacggAGAATGAAAATCAATTTCGCCTTTCAATTCACCCCCTTTCCCCTCCCGTCGATTTTTGATACATCTTCTACAAAGATATTATGATATTCATGTGTGAAGTGTGAAACTAATATTAAAACTTTCTCTTTATTTTGCACAAAATACGAGAGGAAAGATTATTTTTACCAAAGAATGGAAATTTAAATACACATCACGCttcataaatattcaaaaatgcttgtaaaaaataaaaaaaatcgtaAGTAAATATGTCCGAGGACAGTATTTTAATATGGCACTTCGTAAAAGCCGCGTCTAGTGTCATCTAGCCCTGAACTGAGATACGTCTGAACGTATCTGCTATTGTAACTCCAGCGCGAAaagataaaacaatttattGACTAAAATTCAGTGACGATTTACTACAAAAAGTTCGCGATTAAAATGTAATGAAATGTAAAGTTTTATtcctattttatatttaaatgtaataaaatttggTTAGTCTGCATTAAATTCAACAGTTAACCaagaatttattaaagataaattaatcaagattttattctttaatatggattaaaacgaaaaaaaaaaatagtttaaCATGACCAAATTAAGAAGTGGTTTCTTTAACTTTTTTAGTTTCATCTTACAATTACTATTATCTAAAAATCAAATACATACCAAATCTGTATATAAAATCGTCGAATTGACCACTAATTACCATGGCGTCCATAAATTCCGTGATTTGTATAATCAACAAATGATCTGCATAAAAAGAAAACCAAAGAtttaaaataattgtataaaacTAAAAGCAATTGCATTAAAGAAAGCAGTAATCAAACTCGAATTCTGTCTCAAAAGTTTGTAATATAAATGATCATATAGACAGGTTTCGACACTCATACTGAAAGCATAGAAAAGACCGTCCGGAATTTTGAGTCATGAAAAATCAACATAGAAGACACAAAACTTCATATTCTACACATGTGACATGCTATGAATATTTCAAACAAAGGCAGAGACACTCTACTCATCCTTCTCTATCTCGTAAGAACGAAAATTTTGTTGTTTTCCATATTGATTTTTCATGACTCAATTTTCAGACGATTTCCCTAACGAATATCGAGGCCTATTTATATGATCGCGATATAAATTACCAGAATCTTTAACTGTTACATACGTGAccaacaaaaaaaagaaaaactactAAGGCTAGTTCAAAACTACTTACTTTTGATGCAATAAGACACTATTACATAACTATACATTAGTTAAATGAAGCTAATAGTAACCTGTAAATAAAGTAGAAATACGACGCAGTTGAAATTACACACGTCAAACAGGGCGATACATCCTAACACCACGATTTTCGACACTAGAATGACGTTATACGCAGGAGATTCCCTCTCAAATTCCTGATTGGCTGAAGCGTAGCATTTCGCCGTCCAATCAAAACCGCGCACAAAATTAAgatattatatgatataaaatCTCATAAAGTcattatttttccatttttgctctgataatattaatcatattcaATCAATAATTAAATACAGTGAATATGGTGTTTCTTTCTTATTAAATGAAGGAAAACAAATTTTAGTTAGAATATAAGAAAACAGAATTAGTATTGGATAGCGATCGTgtctataaagtataacaaatATTGAATATAATTCAATGAGTAGTACTACAACAATATTGAATAATTAATACACATAAATtgatgttataaatatattatttagttttatttttaatatttacatagATAATTCACAGTTTAATGCTTGGTTGGGTTTGTTGAAATGAGGATGTTACTGAATAGATATTTGATGTTTATTATATTATCTCTATATCATATTATAGAATTGCTATGTATTTCAATTTATTGAAATCAtagaaaaatgttatttatgTATTGTCCTAGTTTTCTATTCTGCTCAATACATGTTATAAAACTATTAATCACTTCTGTTATGATTTCTTAAATGATATTATATTGTTAAATAAAGCTAGTATCTAATGGTCTGGtacttttatttatcttatGGAATCTCCTTTAATATACCTTTTAAAATATCCGCTCCATGAGAACACCTTTTAGATAAGTGCCTAAGAGTAACATTTCTTTCCATAAAAATTCCATAAGAACAGATATTTTcctaaatgaaatatttttttagaaaCGATGAATAACAGCTTATTTCGACtcctattaaatatatatatttcacagaCATTTCTAGCATATTACAAATAATTGTCAAATGCTAATGATCCCAATTCTCATTCTGATACAATATTTCTGAAGATAACAGTTATCAGAAAATAATTGAATTGCAAtacgaatatataaatattttactagATATAGGTAGTCCAAGGtaaagatattgaaatatttctaaGAAATAGATATGAATTATCTATATAACTCAATGTAAACGTCTtaatttttactattttattttttaactaaATTTTCAATTGAATATACTTATAttgatttaaaataaaatattttcctcTACTTTTTATATGATGTGGTAagaaaaaagataatatacTGTGCATTGTGGTGAACTAATTAAAAGTTATGTTTTCCGagtgaaatttaaaatttatactgCGTTTTAATCAATGCTCTTCATTTGacattttttgcaaaatattgtATGTAACTATGTACTCTAAGTACTACAGAATCTATGACACTTATAaagcaaaatataaaataagggATAAAATTCATGTCCcataattttatatactttgtGCTATCTACTCTACTACAAAAAAAATTCTCCCTCTCTTATTGTACAAAGCAATAAGAATGACGTAGCAATGTATTTTCAAATTAAACATGTAAGTATTTTAACGAGTCATAACTTGGctgataataatatataaatttatctaTACCTGGTAACAGTCATCGTTTAGAAGCTACAGAAAACGAACCAATGTACGTATAGCTTAAAcacgatttaatttattttcggCAATATTCGAATTATTCTCATTTCCTCTTTGGTTTTACTGACAAACTATGAAAGTTTTAACTGATTTACCGTTAGTGTCAAGATTATCTTCGAGAGTCATACGAATTTTAGGATGTAACAAAGGAATTCTGACATTACAAGGTACAAACACATATCTTGTTGGTACAGGTACTAGGTAATAAATGTCAAATTCATTGGTTAAAGAAGTTGGTGGTATATGATATCTAatgcaaattaatatttatcttttacAGACGCATATTAATAGATGCAGGTGAAGAAAAATCCTCCAATGAGTATACAAAAGTATTGCGTGAAGTcttagaaaaagagaaagcaacTATTCAACATTTATTAATTACACATTATCACCATGACCATTTAGGAGGAGTAAATTATGTTTTAGATATGTTAAAAACAATTGATACCACAGGATGCACCAGTGTGTGGAAATTACCAAGAGCTTCTAATGACAAAAACTCCACTAAACTTGAAATGCAAGTTCAATGGGAAAATTTAAAAGATAAGCAGATAGTGGAAGTAGAAGGAGCTAAACTTCGTGTTGAGTATACTCCAGGACATGCATCCGACCATGCTTGCTTTATGCTCGAAGACGAAAAGATACTGTTTAGTGGAGATTGTGTTCTTGGTGAAGGTACTGTTGTTTTTGAGGATTTAGAAGTTTACCTGGCTTCTCTGAGAAAAATGTTGGGAATGCAGGCAAAAATGATATATCCAGGTCATGGACCTGTAATAGAAGATCCAGAAactgtaattaattattatattaagcaCAGGTTAAAACGAGAGAATGACATTTTGGGTATCCTGCAGCAAAATGCAAAAGATGATACATTATCTGAAGCAGATATTGCAAAACTTTTAAACAtggtaataattattatt of the Bombus affinis isolate iyBomAffi1 chromosome 6, iyBomAffi1.2, whole genome shotgun sequence genome contains:
- the LOC126917331 gene encoding endoribonuclease LACTB2, producing MKVLTDLPLVSRLSSRVIRILGCNKGILTLQGTNTYLVGTGTRRILIDAGEEKSSNEYTKVLREVLEKEKATIQHLLITHYHHDHLGGVNYVLDMLKTIDTTGCTSVWKLPRASNDKNSTKLEMQVQWENLKDKQIVEVEGAKLRVEYTPGHASDHACFMLEDEKILFSGDCVLGEGTVVFEDLEVYLASLRKMLGMQAKMIYPGHGPVIEDPETVINYYIKHRLKRENDILGILQQNAKDDTLSEADIAKLLNMNVSKHLWEAVIYSIERHLEKLVKEGKVKGEKGKWQSM